A DNA window from Paraclostridium bifermentans contains the following coding sequences:
- a CDS encoding ABC transporter permease, translating into MKQNNLSTGHMEYLKSIKKEKRIVFFSQWLLLIGFLALWEILARLNIIDVFLFSKPSDIYTLFVKYLQTGELLKHVFISSYETVVGLVIGTVLGILIAIFLWWSERISKILDPFLVVLNALPKTALAPILIVWAGAGMKGIIVIAITISVVVTILSAYNYFISVDEEKIKMLKSFGATKFQILTKLIFPSNIGNLINLTKINIGMAWVGVIVGEFLVSRYGLGYLIVYGGQVFKLDLVMMGVIVLAVCALVMYQVLNIAEKIYRSKR; encoded by the coding sequence GTGAAACAAAATAATCTTTCCACAGGTCATATGGAGTATTTAAAATCAATAAAAAAAGAAAAGAGAATAGTATTTTTTTCCCAATGGCTTTTATTAATCGGATTTCTAGCATTGTGGGAAATACTAGCTCGATTAAACATTATAGATGTATTTTTATTCAGTAAGCCAAGTGATATCTATACTTTATTTGTTAAATATCTTCAAACTGGTGAGCTATTAAAACACGTTTTTATATCTAGTTATGAAACAGTTGTCGGTTTAGTAATTGGTACCGTTTTAGGTATATTAATAGCTATTTTTCTTTGGTGGTCTGAACGTATATCAAAAATTCTAGACCCGTTTTTGGTAGTTTTAAATGCACTTCCTAAAACTGCTCTTGCTCCTATTTTAATAGTTTGGGCTGGTGCTGGTATGAAAGGTATTATAGTTATAGCTATTACAATTTCTGTAGTTGTTACTATCCTTTCAGCCTATAACTATTTTATATCAGTAGATGAAGAAAAAATAAAAATGCTTAAGAGTTTCGGAGCTACTAAGTTTCAAATTTTAACTAAGTTAATATTCCCTTCAAATATAGGAAACTTAATTAACTTAACAAAGATAAATATAGGTATGGCATGGGTTGGAGTTATAGTTGGAGAGTTCTTAGTTTCTAGATACGGACTTGGATATCTAATAGTTTATGGAGGTCAAGTATTTAAATTAGATTTGGTTATGATGGGTGTAATAGTATTAGCAGTATGCGCTTTAGTAATGTATCAAGTTTTAAATATAGCTGAGAAAATTTATAGATCTAAAAGATAA
- a CDS encoding ABC transporter ATP-binding protein produces MTSIVDVKNLTKNFYNKDGEIQVLNDINFSLNEGEILTLLGPSGSGKSTILNILTELLKPTSGKVNITGNIGYMFQKDHLLEWRTIMDNILIGLEIQKKKTPEAISRIERLLKTYGLWDFRNMYPKELSGGMRQRVALIRTLAVNPDILLLDEPFSALDYQTRILVSDDVYKIIRNEGKSAILVTHDISEAISMSDKIAVLSKRPATIKNIYTIDLKISGERTPIISRSAENFKDYFNILWKEIDSSETK; encoded by the coding sequence ATGACATCAATAGTAGATGTAAAAAATCTTACCAAAAACTTTTATAATAAAGATGGTGAAATCCAAGTTTTAAATGATATTAACTTTTCTTTAAATGAGGGAGAAATTCTAACCCTACTTGGCCCTTCTGGAAGTGGTAAATCTACTATTTTAAATATTTTAACAGAGCTTCTAAAACCAACATCCGGTAAAGTTAATATAACTGGCAATATAGGTTATATGTTTCAAAAGGATCATCTTTTAGAGTGGCGAACTATAATGGATAATATTTTAATAGGCCTTGAAATTCAAAAAAAGAAAACTCCTGAAGCTATTTCTAGAATTGAAAGATTATTAAAAACCTATGGTTTATGGGACTTTAGAAATATGTATCCAAAAGAACTATCCGGTGGTATGAGACAAAGAGTTGCTTTAATTCGTACACTTGCTGTAAATCCCGATATTCTTTTGCTTGACGAGCCATTTTCAGCTCTTGATTATCAAACTAGAATATTGGTTAGTGACGATGTTTACAAAATTATTAGAAATGAAGGTAAATCCGCAATATTAGTAACCCATGATATATCTGAAGCTATATCCATGTCAGATAAAATAGCAGTCCTTTCAAAGCGTCCTGCAACGATTAAAAATATCTATACTATAGACTTAAAAATATCTGGAGAAAGAACCCCTATTATATCACGTAGTGCCGAAAACTTTAAAGATTATTTTAACATCTTATGGAAGGAGATCGATTCAAGTGAAACAAAATAA
- a CDS encoding TIM barrel protein has translation MLKIINLSTYSYDMDRYNNNCENINKFLKNHNIDAIELFAPSGYSEELIPENRIKGIHLKHFPIWLDFWNGNKKGMLEDFDSVEGIINNYGGSDKKAIINQYKEEIKLAERLNAEYVVFHVSNTKLKHCYNYNFTYTDKDVIDASIELVNEIFKDLDTGVTILFENLWWPGLRMVDKKLVKYFIESIEYENKGFMLDTGHLLNTNLNIDTEEEGIDYLLEIIDELGDLKSYIKGIHLSKSISSKYVKNQISKYENLEINYSEMIKDIIFHILKIDEHKPFTNKKIKKLIDIINPKYLVYEFITTSLDELSDFINIQDKTLGLY, from the coding sequence ATGTTAAAAATTATTAATTTATCTACATATAGTTACGATATGGACAGGTATAATAACAACTGTGAGAATATAAATAAATTTTTAAAAAATCATAATATAGATGCAATAGAATTATTTGCACCATCAGGATATAGTGAAGAATTAATACCTGAAAATAGAATAAAAGGAATACATTTAAAACACTTCCCTATTTGGCTAGATTTTTGGAATGGAAATAAGAAAGGTATGTTAGAAGACTTTGATAGTGTAGAAGGTATAATAAACAATTATGGTGGAAGTGATAAAAAGGCAATAATAAATCAATATAAAGAAGAAATAAAATTAGCAGAAAGGCTAAATGCCGAATATGTAGTATTTCATGTATCTAATACAAAACTAAAACATTGTTACAACTACAACTTTACATATACAGATAAAGATGTAATAGATGCGTCTATTGAGTTAGTAAATGAAATATTTAAAGATTTAGATACAGGGGTAACAATACTTTTTGAAAACTTATGGTGGCCAGGGCTTAGAATGGTAGATAAAAAATTAGTAAAATATTTTATTGAAAGCATAGAATATGAAAATAAAGGATTTATGCTAGATACAGGCCATTTACTTAATACAAATTTAAACATAGATACAGAAGAAGAGGGAATCGATTATTTATTAGAGATTATAGATGAGTTAGGAGATTTAAAAAGTTACATAAAAGGAATTCATTTAAGTAAATCTATCTCTTCAAAATATGTTAAAAATCAAATTTCAAAATATGAAAATTTAGAAATTAATTATAGTGAAATGATTAAGGATATAATTTTTCATATATTAAAAATAGACGAGCATAAGCCATTTACAAATAAAAAAATAAAAAAACTAATAGATATAATAAATCCAAAATATTTAGTATATGAATTTATAACCACATCTTTGGATGAATTAAGTGATTTTATAAATATACAAGATAAAACTTTAGGATTATATTAA
- a CDS encoding ABC-F family ATP-binding cassette domain-containing protein: MIKIDNLSYSFPNKDLYNNISFTLEEGQHCAFIGASGSGKSTLIDIIMDPERYVYDGTLEIDPNFKIGYVSQFLQENKSKETTVFEYIAEEFIKLQEKISSICTEMETSSDIDTLLEKYQEALDAFDAIDGDDYESNINRKLNLANLGNHKDKKLSEISGGEFKLIQIIKEMLNNPDLMIMDEPDVFLDFENLNALKSLINSHKKTILVITHNRYLLNHCFNKIIHLENAQLQEFDGRYIDYNFSLLQTKIELQELSIADDEEIERNEALIQKLRERATYNAEASNGRALKARVKIQERLEARRIKAPFVDIKQPNIKLDTDNEIEETIALKVNDYRMAFDKVLLEDVNFEIKSNDKVALVGTNGVGKTTILREIFKNNNKSIEINDDIKIAYLSQAQSEILDESNTIFKEFSELGFENRRDVRRYISNYGFGQDAIEQKIKDLSGGEKNILQLAKVSYIKANMLLLDEPTSHLDTYSQIALEKAIKDYNGAILMVSHDYQFINNCMDYVLMIEDKKIRKVSMKKFRKMIYANHFDRDYLEIEEKKKLVETKISKALSDMDFELAKVLCQDLEELIKLL, from the coding sequence ATGATAAAAATTGACAACTTGTCCTACTCATTTCCAAACAAAGATCTATACAATAATATTTCATTTACATTAGAAGAGGGTCAACACTGTGCTTTCATAGGAGCTAGTGGTAGTGGAAAAAGTACACTTATAGATATAATTATGGATCCAGAAAGATACGTGTATGATGGTACATTAGAAATAGATCCAAACTTCAAAATTGGATATGTAAGTCAGTTCTTACAAGAAAATAAAAGCAAAGAAACTACAGTTTTTGAATATATAGCAGAAGAATTTATAAAATTACAAGAAAAAATTTCATCTATATGTACTGAAATGGAAACATCTTCGGATATTGATACGCTTTTAGAAAAGTACCAAGAAGCTTTAGATGCATTTGATGCAATTGATGGTGATGATTATGAAAGTAATATTAATAGAAAACTAAATCTTGCAAACTTAGGTAATCATAAAGATAAAAAGTTATCTGAAATTAGTGGAGGAGAATTTAAACTTATCCAAATAATTAAGGAAATGCTTAATAATCCTGACTTGATGATTATGGATGAACCAGATGTATTTTTAGACTTTGAGAATCTTAATGCGCTAAAGAGTTTAATTAATTCTCACAAGAAAACAATACTAGTTATTACACACAATAGATATCTACTTAATCATTGTTTTAATAAAATTATACATCTTGAAAATGCACAACTTCAAGAATTTGATGGAAGATATATTGATTATAATTTCTCATTACTTCAAACTAAAATTGAATTACAAGAATTATCTATTGCTGATGATGAAGAAATTGAGAGAAATGAAGCTTTAATCCAAAAATTAAGAGAAAGAGCAACTTATAATGCTGAAGCTTCTAACGGAAGAGCTTTAAAAGCTAGAGTTAAAATACAAGAAAGATTAGAAGCTCGTAGAATTAAAGCTCCGTTTGTAGATATTAAACAACCAAATATTAAATTAGATACTGATAATGAAATAGAAGAAACTATTGCTTTAAAAGTTAATGATTATAGAATGGCTTTTGATAAAGTTCTTTTAGAAGATGTTAATTTTGAAATTAAATCTAATGATAAAGTAGCACTTGTTGGTACAAATGGGGTTGGTAAAACCACTATACTTAGAGAAATATTCAAAAATAATAATAAATCAATTGAAATAAATGATGATATTAAGATAGCTTATTTATCTCAGGCACAATCAGAAATTTTAGACGAGTCTAACACAATATTTAAAGAATTTTCTGAGCTAGGATTTGAAAATCGTAGAGATGTTAGAAGATATATTTCAAATTATGGTTTTGGGCAAGATGCTATTGAACAAAAGATAAAAGATTTATCTGGTGGAGAAAAAAATATTCTTCAATTAGCTAAGGTATCATATATTAAGGCAAATATGCTACTTTTAGACGAACCAACAAGCCATCTAGATACTTATTCTCAAATAGCACTTGAAAAAGCTATAAAAGATTATAATGGTGCAATTTTAATGGTTTCTCATGATTACCAATTTATAAATAATTGCATGGACTATGTTTTAATGATTGAAGATAAGAAAATTAGAAAAGTTAGTATGAAAAAGTTTAGAAAAATGATTTATGCTAACCATTTTGATAGAGACTACTTAGAAATTGAAGAAAAGAAAAAATTAGTTGAAACAAAAATATCAAAAGCTTTAAGCGATATGGATTTTGAACTTGCAAAAGTGTTATGTCAAGATTTAGAAGAACTAATTAAATTGCTTTAA
- a CDS encoding DEAD/DEAH box helicase family protein, with product MKIKKGIYEQVISNKIHEELKIREDEINIFKEEIEKEEAKVILSKYLQEVTKKSLNLIKNKDINKQIEVCNQIIDYLSEQVEDKEIKENNIHKDGEILLSVEEKINKSKIKNNNIRPLTPISQSYLFTNSNNEPDLISELKREILSSDNIDILVSFIRWSGLRLIKDELIEHTQTKKLRIITTSYMGASEFKAIKFLSELPNTEVKISYDTQRTRLHAKSYMFHRNTGFTTAYIGSSNISKDAMTTGLEWNMKVSEKDSKNIVDKFKATFESYFNDEEFKTFTEEDEEKLKMELKKARVSDLKNENNDIANIDVRPYHYQQEILDTLSVERDVLGHNKNLVVAATGVGKTVISAFDYKNFKSQNKGKVNRLLFIAHREDILSQSLKTFRTILRDRNFGGLYSGNFTPNNIDHVFMTIQTFNSKKFDECLDKEFYDFIIIDEFHHASAPSYQKILEHFEPKVLLGLTATPERMDGKDVLEYFDGRISSEMRLGEAIDKKLLSTFQYFCVSDELDLSKLKWSKGGYDNKELTELLTIDKLNSKKRADLVIRSLHDYISDIDEVVGLGFCVSIEHANFMANYFNDKKIPSVAISSKTTKDERDKAKSGLINGKYKFAFVVDLYNEGVDIPEVNTILFLRPTESLTVFLQQLGRGLRLSDNKE from the coding sequence ATGAAAATTAAAAAGGGGATATATGAGCAAGTAATCTCTAATAAAATACATGAAGAACTTAAAATTAGGGAAGATGAAATAAATATATTTAAAGAAGAAATAGAAAAAGAAGAAGCTAAAGTAATTCTTTCTAAATATTTACAAGAAGTAACTAAAAAAAGCTTAAATCTAATTAAAAACAAAGATATAAATAAACAAATTGAGGTATGTAATCAAATAATAGATTATTTATCTGAGCAAGTAGAAGATAAAGAAATAAAAGAAAATAATATACATAAAGATGGAGAAATATTATTAAGTGTAGAAGAAAAAATAAATAAATCTAAAATAAAAAACAATAATATAAGGCCACTAACCCCTATATCACAAAGCTATTTATTTACAAATTCTAACAATGAACCAGATTTAATAAGTGAATTAAAAAGAGAAATATTAAGTAGTGATAATATAGATATATTAGTATCTTTTATAAGATGGAGTGGACTAAGGCTTATTAAAGATGAACTTATAGAACATACACAAACTAAAAAACTTAGAATAATAACTACTTCATATATGGGAGCAAGTGAATTTAAAGCCATAAAGTTTTTATCAGAACTTCCAAATACAGAAGTAAAAATATCTTATGATACACAAAGAACAAGGCTACATGCTAAAAGTTATATGTTTCATAGGAACACAGGATTTACGACAGCATACATTGGGTCATCGAATATATCAAAAGATGCAATGACAACAGGTCTTGAATGGAATATGAAAGTTAGCGAAAAAGATTCTAAAAACATAGTGGATAAATTTAAAGCTACATTTGAAAGTTATTTTAATGATGAAGAATTTAAAACTTTTACAGAAGAAGATGAAGAAAAATTAAAAATGGAACTAAAAAAAGCTAGAGTAAGTGATTTGAAAAATGAAAATAACGATATAGCTAATATTGATGTTAGGCCTTATCATTATCAGCAAGAAATACTAGATACTCTAAGTGTTGAAAGAGATGTACTAGGGCACAATAAAAATTTGGTTGTAGCAGCAACTGGAGTTGGAAAAACTGTTATATCTGCATTTGATTATAAAAATTTTAAAAGTCAAAATAAAGGTAAAGTAAATAGATTACTATTTATTGCACACAGGGAAGATATATTATCACAAAGTCTTAAAACTTTTAGAACAATACTAAGAGATAGAAATTTTGGGGGATTATATAGTGGTAATTTTACACCTAATAATATAGATCATGTATTTATGACTATACAAACATTTAATTCTAAGAAGTTTGATGAATGTTTAGATAAAGAGTTTTATGATTTTATAATAATCGATGAATTTCATCATGCAAGTGCACCTAGTTATCAAAAGATATTAGAACACTTTGAACCTAAGGTATTATTAGGTCTTACTGCAACACCTGAAAGAATGGATGGAAAAGATGTTTTAGAATATTTTGATGGTAGAATAAGTAGTGAAATGAGATTGGGTGAGGCTATAGATAAAAAGTTATTATCTACATTTCAATATTTTTGTGTAAGTGATGAACTTGACTTAAGCAAACTTAAATGGTCAAAAGGTGGATATGACAATAAAGAACTTACAGAATTACTTACAATAGATAAGTTAAATTCTAAGAAAAGAGCAGACTTAGTCATTAGAAGCTTACATGATTATATATCAGATATTGATGAAGTAGTCGGACTTGGATTTTGCGTAAGTATAGAACATGCAAATTTCATGGCTAATTATTTCAATGATAAAAAAATACCTTCAGTTGCTATAAGCTCAAAAACTACTAAAGATGAAAGAGATAAAGCAAAATCAGGCCTTATAAACGGAAAGTACAAATTTGCATTTGTAGTTGATTTATATAATGAAGGTGTAGATATCCCAGAAGTTAATACAATACTATTTTTAAGACCTACTGAAAGCTTAACAGTATTTTTACAACAGCTAGGAAGAGGTCTTAGACTTAGTGATAATAAAGAATGA
- a CDS encoding DUF3427 domain-containing protein, producing MEKQAKEYILRNINSFINNKTTITNKIKTFEIESGKKLNLENFIEFYNITLKEIYKTKNSFYRLCVNAKVKEDFCDIDEKCLSSGILRLTNTDSVKLLKFWIEILQSYKNENKIANLTDSEEKMLLMLHYTLYTKSPKELGVNNIIEFLKRLYSNRLMYEEILEVLKYNLNHIKVKTLSDELEFESNLEVHSTYTKEQILAAFGKNTIDKQYPLREGVLYIEEIKTDIFLITLNKVEKHFSPSTMYEDYAINDKLFNWQSQSRTSIDSPTGQRYVNHMNTNNNILLFVRENKREDGITSPYIYLGPADIVSYSGSKPINIVWKLKNTLPASIAVKVEKAL from the coding sequence ATGGAGAAGCAAGCTAAGGAATATATATTAAGAAATATTAATTCATTTATAAATAATAAAACAACTATAACCAATAAAATTAAAACTTTTGAAATTGAAAGTGGTAAAAAGTTAAATTTAGAAAACTTTATAGAATTTTATAACATAACGTTAAAAGAAATTTACAAAACTAAAAATAGTTTTTATAGACTTTGTGTAAATGCAAAAGTTAAAGAAGATTTTTGTGATATAGATGAAAAATGTTTAAGTAGTGGAATACTTAGACTTACAAATACTGATTCTGTAAAACTTCTTAAATTTTGGATAGAAATATTGCAAAGCTATAAAAATGAAAATAAAATTGCAAATTTAACTGATAGTGAAGAAAAAATGTTACTTATGTTGCATTACACTTTGTATACTAAGAGTCCTAAAGAATTAGGGGTAAATAATATAATTGAGTTTTTAAAAAGGTTGTATTCGAATAGATTAATGTATGAAGAAATTTTAGAGGTACTTAAATACAACTTAAATCATATAAAGGTAAAAACATTAAGTGATGAACTCGAGTTTGAAAGTAATTTAGAAGTTCATTCAACTTATACTAAAGAGCAAATATTAGCAGCATTTGGGAAAAATACAATAGATAAACAATATCCTCTTAGAGAAGGTGTTTTATATATTGAAGAAATAAAAACAGATATATTTTTAATAACTTTAAATAAAGTCGAAAAACATTTTTCTCCATCTACTATGTATGAAGATTATGCTATAAATGATAAATTATTTAATTGGCAAAGTCAGAGTAGGACAAGTATAGATTCGCCTACGGGACAAAGGTATGTAAATCACATGAACACAAATAACAATATATTGCTATTTGTTAGAGAAAATAAAAGAGAAGATGGAATTACTTCTCCATATATTTATTTAGGGCCAGCAGATATAGTAAGTTATAGTGGTAGCAAACCTATAAATATTGTGTGGAAGCTTAAAAATACATTGCCTGCAAGCATTGCTGTAAAAGTAGAAAAAGCTTTGTAA
- a CDS encoding peptide chain release factor 3, whose translation MTEQNLSLIDEVKRRRTFAIISHPDAGKTTLTEKFLLYGGAIREAGSVKSRRSQKHAVSDWMEIEKQRGISVASSVLQFEYNNFCINILDTPGHQDFSEDTYRTLMAADCAVMVIDSAKGVEEQTKKLFHVCKMRGIPIFTFINKMDRQGKDPFELLEDIENVLGIRSCPVNWPIGSGKEFRGVFNRHKNQIELFDDGNHGQSIANSITGEVTDEKFNTLLGDALHGKLLEDIELLDIAGDNFDLDKILNGELSPVFFGSALTNFGVEPFLESFLEITPPPMPRSSNLGDIDPNSDNFSGFIFKIQANMDKAHRDRIAFLRICSGKFEKGMSVNHVQRNKKIKLSQPQQFVAQDRVIIDTAYPGDIIGIHDPGIFNIGDTLSEKQSKLEYTGIPQFAPEHFARVSTKNALKRKQFVKGITQLAEEGAIQVFKQPNFGMEELIVGVVGVLQFEVLEYRLKQEYGVEMMMNTLSYRYIRWIEPETFNSDKLSMTMDTILVEDKNRNPVLLFQNEWSIRHLLERNEGLVLRETSL comes from the coding sequence ATGACAGAACAAAATTTAAGCTTGATTGATGAAGTTAAAAGAAGAAGAACTTTCGCAATCATTTCCCATCCCGATGCAGGAAAAACTACGTTAACTGAAAAGTTTCTATTATATGGTGGAGCAATTCGTGAAGCAGGATCTGTTAAATCAAGAAGATCTCAAAAACATGCAGTGTCTGACTGGATGGAAATTGAAAAACAAAGAGGTATATCTGTTGCGTCAAGTGTTCTTCAATTTGAATATAACAACTTTTGCATAAACATTCTTGATACTCCAGGACATCAAGATTTCAGTGAGGATACTTATAGAACTCTTATGGCAGCAGACTGTGCAGTAATGGTTATTGACTCTGCTAAAGGGGTTGAGGAGCAAACAAAGAAATTATTCCACGTTTGCAAAATGAGAGGAATTCCAATTTTCACATTCATAAATAAAATGGACCGTCAAGGAAAAGACCCATTTGAACTACTTGAAGATATTGAAAATGTATTAGGAATTCGTTCTTGCCCAGTAAACTGGCCAATTGGTTCTGGTAAAGAATTTAGAGGTGTATTTAACCGTCATAAAAATCAAATAGAATTATTTGATGATGGTAACCACGGACAATCTATTGCTAATTCTATAACTGGAGAGGTAACTGATGAAAAATTCAATACTTTATTAGGTGATGCTCTTCATGGAAAATTACTAGAAGATATAGAACTTTTAGATATAGCTGGTGATAATTTTGATTTAGATAAAATATTAAATGGTGAATTATCTCCTGTATTCTTCGGAAGTGCCCTTACTAACTTTGGTGTTGAACCATTTTTAGAATCATTTTTAGAGATAACACCACCACCTATGCCTCGTAGCAGTAACTTAGGTGATATAGATCCTAATTCTGATAATTTCTCAGGATTTATATTTAAAATCCAAGCTAATATGGATAAAGCTCATAGAGATAGAATCGCATTCCTTAGAATTTGCTCTGGTAAATTTGAAAAAGGCATGTCAGTAAATCATGTTCAAAGAAATAAGAAGATAAAACTTTCTCAACCACAACAGTTTGTGGCACAAGACCGTGTTATAATAGATACAGCTTATCCAGGAGATATTATAGGTATACACGACCCAGGTATATTTAATATTGGTGATACTTTAAGTGAAAAACAATCAAAGCTTGAGTACACTGGTATACCACAATTTGCTCCTGAACATTTTGCAAGAGTTTCTACAAAGAATGCTCTTAAAAGAAAGCAATTTGTAAAAGGTATTACACAATTAGCAGAAGAAGGTGCTATACAAGTATTCAAACAACCTAACTTTGGTATGGAAGAACTTATAGTAGGAGTTGTTGGGGTTTTACAGTTTGAAGTTTTAGAATATCGTCTAAAGCAAGAGTATGGTGTTGAGATGATGATGAATACACTATCTTACCGTTATATACGTTGGATTGAACCCGAGACTTTCAATTCAGATAAGCTTTCGATGACAATGGATACAATACTAGTTGAAGATAAAAATAGAAATCCAGTATTGTTATTCCAAAATGAATGGTCTATTAGACATCTTCTTGAAAGAAACGAAGGTTTAGTTTTAAGAGAAACTTCTTTATAA
- a CDS encoding YkgJ family cysteine cluster protein encodes MRSINILEEISDGKLYDIEDIVKADTCGCDGCNDCCCDVGELVILTPFDLYEMVTYLGVEFDELVGQNIELRQNNKILLPYLKMNDDNKNCSFLNKEGRCIIHSKRPNICRLFPLGRVYKDDDFKYFLQIGNCPKEDLKDIKISQWVGIDNYDENKKFILEWYKFIKALTFRLKFVRDEKEIEEINKTLLDNCYRVEIEEGKDFYSTFMKNLPEIKNKLGII; translated from the coding sequence ATGAGATCTATAAATATACTAGAAGAAATTTCAGATGGAAAATTATATGATATTGAAGATATAGTAAAAGCAGATACATGTGGTTGTGATGGATGTAATGATTGCTGTTGTGATGTCGGAGAATTAGTAATTCTTACGCCTTTTGATCTATATGAAATGGTTACATATTTAGGAGTTGAATTTGATGAACTAGTAGGACAAAATATTGAATTACGTCAAAATAATAAAATTTTATTGCCATATTTAAAAATGAATGATGATAACAAAAACTGTAGCTTTTTAAATAAAGAAGGAAGATGCATTATTCACTCTAAACGCCCAAATATTTGTCGCTTATTTCCGCTTGGAAGAGTATATAAAGATGATGATTTTAAGTATTTCTTACAGATAGGAAACTGTCCAAAAGAAGATTTAAAGGATATAAAAATAAGTCAATGGGTAGGAATTGATAATTACGACGAGAATAAGAAATTTATATTAGAGTGGTATAAGTTTATTAAAGCACTAACTTTCCGCTTAAAATTTGTTAGAGATGAAAAAGAAATTGAGGAAATTAATAAAACCTTATTAGATAATTGCTATCGTGTTGAAATAGAAGAAGGTAAAGATTTTTATTCCACATTTATGAAAAATTTACCTGAGATAAAAAATAAACTAGGAATTATTTAG
- a CDS encoding metallophosphoesterase, with the protein MKLLNKIFKLIILTIIICLLMFSYARYIEPSMLRVKNIDLKAKDIKDCKVVFFTDTHFGKLYSQSNIDKIVKKINNQNPDIVIFGGDLLDNYARDYSLLDSNSLQNSLSKIEAKYGKYAVFGNPDYGGGASRVYEKFMNGGGFKVLKNESSYINDLNLNIIGYDDYLLGNTKKSDYKIEKNKFNLVVTHEPDVVELMISSSENFILSGHSHGGQVTIPFLTDKILPVGAHKYVKGLYSEKNVGINDSTKMYVSSGIGMTSIPLRFLNPPEIVVFNISAN; encoded by the coding sequence TTGAAATTACTAAACAAAATATTTAAACTAATAATTTTAACAATTATTATATGTTTGCTTATGTTTTCATATGCAAGATATATAGAGCCTTCTATGTTAAGGGTTAAAAATATAGACTTGAAAGCTAAAGATATAAAAGATTGTAAAGTTGTATTTTTTACGGATACACATTTTGGGAAACTATACTCTCAAAGTAATATAGATAAGATAGTTAAAAAGATAAATAATCAAAATCCAGATATTGTTATATTTGGAGGAGATCTTTTAGATAATTATGCAAGGGATTACTCTTTATTAGATTCTAATAGTCTTCAGAATAGTTTAAGTAAAATTGAAGCAAAATATGGTAAATATGCAGTGTTTGGGAATCCTGATTATGGAGGAGGAGCTTCTAGAGTATATGAAAAATTTATGAATGGAGGTGGATTTAAAGTTCTAAAAAACGAAAGTTCATATATAAATGATTTAAACTTAAACATAATCGGATATGATGATTATTTGCTTGGAAATACTAAAAAATCTGATTACAAAATTGAAAAAAATAAATTCAATTTAGTAGTCACTCATGAACCAGATGTTGTAGAATTAATGATATCTTCAAGCGAGAATTTTATTCTAAGTGGGCATTCACATGGAGGTCAAGTAACTATCCCATTTCTAACAGATAAAATACTTCCAGTAGGAGCACATAAATATGTTAAAGGACTATACTCAGAAAAGAATGTAGGAATAAATGATAGTACAAAAATGTATGTTAGTAGCGGGATTGGTATGACAAGCATTCCGTTAAGGTTTTTAAATCCTCCAGAAATTGTAGTATTTAATATTTCAGCAAATTAG